In Candidatus Cloacimonadota bacterium, the genomic stretch TTTATCAAAACCTGAGTTTTAAGTTTCCTAATTCGTTTACTTTGTCAAGCTGAGTGATATTCGGAATTATTACTTGCTAATCCTGTCTGTGCATTTATCGAAAGTGGCAAAACAACTTAACTGTAAGAGATTTGTTATCCTTTTTTGCATCTGATCACTAAAAGTTAGACATAAAGTGAAAATAAGTGTCTATTTTTTCTTAATGTTTAGTAATATCTATCTGCTTCTTACTGCAACTGATAGACAAAAGTAATCTGTCCTTTTTGGATAATATTTTGAGGGATAGAATTAAATTGCCACTGAGCTAAGGAATTAAGACTTAACTCCTCTAAAATGGCTTCATCTCTTTTTATGATGATCAGATCTGCTACAGAACCATCGGGATACACACTGAACTGTATTGTCACAGTAGCATTTCTTTGTAAACCGGCAGGATAATCCGGTACTACCTCTTTTACGATAGTTCTTTGTAGTATCTCACCTTCTAAGTAATAAGCTGTAGGAGAATCACTGCTCCCCCCTATCAGCGATGCCAAATGGTCGAGATAATCATCTCCCGGCGCAGTAAGTGGTTGTTCCTGGATCCTTGTAGCATCTAAATCCCGGGCATCTTGAGCAATGCTACTTTTCATTCTGCTCATAGTATTACCAATATCATCACTTAATTTTATGGGAGTTGTAGCAACTTCTTGTTGTCGAGGTGTATCAATCCTTTCCAAAGGGTCATCAAATTCAGTCATAACTTTAGGTAAATCAACTCTTAAAGGGGCTAAATTTGTACTCTGTCCTTCGGTAAAATCCCTAATTGCTGGCTCTCCAATAGTCCGTACCGGACGATAATCAGTAACTCGAGTAACAGGTATTCTTTCCATCCGAAAATCGAGAATTTCGATCTGTCTGAACAACTGTTCAGGAATAATTTCGTAGTAGATAAAAAAGCCGATAAGAATCAACAGGACATGTATTCCGATGGAGACAATAAGGGCTTTTCTTATATCTGTCATTGAAACTCCTCCGAGCTTATGATCTCGGTTGCAATAAAGAAACGATTCGTACCCGATAGCTTTGCTATATCGAGTAGTTTTACAACCTGCTTTAGCGGAATTTCCTGATCTGCTCTGATAACTACAACCTGCTCCGGATCATCAATCAACATTTCATTGAGAACTGTTGGTAAGGTTTCCCAAGTCACTGCCTGATCATTTACATACAAGTCTTCTTCTCGAGTTATAGTAACACTAATATTCCTATTATATTCATTCTGCAGCGTACTGGATGCAGGAAGGTTGACTTTTATCCCGGAATGGGTAATAAAATTAGATGAAATGAGCAAGAAGATCAGCAGCAGAAAAATCACATCAGCAAAAGAAATAAGCGTTACTGATGAAACTCTTTTCTTAGCGAGACTTAGTTGCATTTTTCTTTCTCCTGAAATCTAAAAGGAAATGATTTACATAATCCTCGATCTCTCTTGCCAGTGTTTCTAATCTTCCAACCAGATAATTATAGAACAGTATAGCGATAATCCCGACAGTCAAACCACCTACTGTTGTGAGTAGAGCTTCCCAGATACCCTGAGCTAATAAGCTGATATCAACCCCGCCCCCGGTTGATTCGATATTCATAAATACTTTAACCATACCGGTTACCGTACCAAGAAAACCTATTAGAGGTGCAACTGCCGCTATAGTAGCTAATCCACCCAGATTTTTCTCTAATTTATGTATTTCACTCTTGGCAGTAGTATCAACTACTTTCTCAACCTCATCCATATTAACCGAAAAGGCATCAATACCTTTAGCAAGGACATTTGCTAACGGATTTTCTGGATAATTTTCACATAATTTGATTGCTTTTTCCATCTGCTTGCTTTCTACTGATTCTTTTACTTCATTAAGGAAGATATCATTAGGAAGTGAAGCTTTGTTAATTTTTAAAAGTCTTTCGATGATTATTGCTATTGCTACTATAGAAATAATTAAAAGAACGAGCATTAACCACCCGCCCTTCACAGCGATTTGAATTAAGGTCATATTCCCTCCGGATATGAAGTCATGTAATGACAAGTTCCTTTTGTAGTATTAAACTTGTCAATTTATCTTTTTCTTTCTGCATTCAAATGACATCGTCAGTTATTTTTTTATCACAAAAAGGAGGTGCGATAAAAACTCGCACCTCCTTCAAATCATTGATTCTCTACAATTATTCACCCATTACGCTTAATTAATCAAAGAATGTTGGTCTTGT encodes the following:
- a CDS encoding energy transducer TonB; the protein is MTDIRKALIVSIGIHVLLILIGFFIYYEIIPEQLFRQIEILDFRMERIPVTRVTDYRPVRTIGEPAIRDFTEGQSTNLAPLRVDLPKVMTEFDDPLERIDTPRQQEVATTPIKLSDDIGNTMSRMKSSIAQDARDLDATRIQEQPLTAPGDDYLDHLASLIGGSSDSPTAYYLEGEILQRTIVKEVVPDYPAGLQRNATVTIQFSVYPDGSVADLIIIKRDEAILEELSLNSLAQWQFNSIPQNIIQKGQITFVYQLQ
- a CDS encoding biopolymer transporter ExbD, with translation MQLSLAKKRVSSVTLISFADVIFLLLIFLLISSNFITHSGIKVNLPASSTLQNEYNRNISVTITREEDLYVNDQAVTWETLPTVLNEMLIDDPEQVVVIRADQEIPLKQVVKLLDIAKLSGTNRFFIATEIISSEEFQ
- a CDS encoding MotA/TolQ/ExbB proton channel family protein, whose product is MTLIQIAVKGGWLMLVLLIISIVAIAIIIERLLKINKASLPNDIFLNEVKESVESKQMEKAIKLCENYPENPLANVLAKGIDAFSVNMDEVEKVVDTTAKSEIHKLEKNLGGLATIAAVAPLIGFLGTVTGMVKVFMNIESTGGGVDISLLAQGIWEALLTTVGGLTVGIIAILFYNYLVGRLETLAREIEDYVNHFLLDFRRKKNATKSR